A window of Variovorax sp. HW608 genomic DNA:
GCGCACGCGCGCGCGGGTCTTGTCGTCGGCATCGACGGCCTCGGCCATGCTCATCAGGGTCCGCGCATTGAGCAGGTAGACCGCAGCGGCGAAGGACGAGAGGGGGTTGTGGCTCCAGGCTTCGCCGGCGAAACGCTTGTCGCCACTGGTGCGGGCCGCAACGTCCTGCTGCCAGAGTTCGGCGGCTTCGCTCAGGTACTGCTGCTGCAGTTCCTGGAGCCTTTCAGGGTCCAGCGAAATCCTGGGGAGCTCCCAGCGAGGGCCTTGTCCGTTGCCGTGTGCGCCGAGCGACTGGAATGCTTCGAGTGCCTGGCTCCATCCCTGCGAAAGCGCCTGTTGGAACGGCGCGAAGGTGTCGCTTGCCGCGGCGTGTTCTTGTTTCATGGTGTCTCCTGCTTCCTCACCTCTTCCGAACGGGATTTGAGTATGCTGCATTCAAGCAGCCCCCACCAGCGCGGCGTTCGATACCTTGCTGAAAATATCACCTATGCACCTCGTCGTGATTGCCTGGCTGTATGTTGCCGTGATGATGGCGGTCGCGGAGGCCACCAACACCAACGGCACGGTTCTGGGCGCGGTCTTCACGTTTCTGCTCTACGGCCTGATTCCGGTCGCCCTGGTGCTCTACCTGATGGGCACGCCGGCACGCCGGCGCGCGCTGAGAGAACGCGAAGCCGCCGAGCGCGATGCAGCCATTCGTGCACATGCCACAGCCTCAGTCGCGCCAGACGCAGGCGGCGAAACGTCCGCTGATGCGGTCGCGCCGGTGCGAGAAAAATCGTAACGGGTTGTGCACCGTACACCACGAATCCGTGCTGTCGTTGCCGTACAGCCGCGTGACGCCCGCTGCGCAGAGACGCAGACGTGCGAGGCCCGCGAGATCGGCCATCCACTTCCCTTGCGCTCCTGCAGGCTCGAAGCACTGTCTCGCTTCGGGTGAGATGGCTTCGAACGCAACGCGAACTTCATCGCCGACTTCGAACGCATCAGGGCCGATGCACGGGCCAAGCCATGCGATCACGCGCGTCGCATCGCCGTCTTCCCTGAAGGCATCGAGCGTGCCCTCGAGCACACCAGCGGCCAGACCGCGCCAGCCCGCATGCGCCGCGGCCACGCGACGGCCGGCTTCATCGGTGAACAGCACCGGCAGGCAGTCGGCCACCATGATCGTGCAGGCGACGCCGCTCTCGACCGTGGTGCAGCCGTCGGCGGCCATGCCATCGGTTGCGTCGCGGCCCAACACGGCCACCTCGGCCGCGTGCACCTGCTGGAGGAACACCGGCCGCGCACCGATCGCGTCTGCGAGCGCCTGACGGTTCGAGCGCACCGCGATCGGATCGTCGCCGACATGGTCGCCGAGATTCAAGCCCTGGTAGCTGCCCCTCGAGACGCCGCCGGCGCGCGTGGTGCACACCGCGTGCACGCCGGACGGCGCCGGCCAGTCGGGGGTGATCCAGTCGAGGGGGGTCACGCTTCGGCGTCGGGACACTGCGAGGGTTGCGCGCGCTGGAAGGCCTCGAGCTGCATGCAGGCTTCGAACGCCGCCATGGTGCGTGGCAGGCCGCTGAAGTCGCAGTCGAAGCGCTGTCCATTGAAGATCTGCGGCACGAGGCAGCAGTCCGCCATGGTGGGCGTGCTGCCGTAGCAGTAGGTGCCCGCGGGCAGCAGCGCCAGCTGGCGCTCGAACGCCAGCAAACCTTCGCGCACCCAGTGGCGATACCAGGCGTTCTTGGCGTCGTCGTCGAGCTTGAGCTCGCGCACGAGGTACTTCAGCACGCGGAGGTTGTTCAGCGGATGGATCTCGCAGGCGATCGACTGCGACAGCGCCCGCACCTTCGCGCGGCCCACCGGATCGTGCGGCAGCAGCGCCGGCTCGGGATAGACCTCGTCGAGGTACTCGATGATCGCCATCGACTGGGTGAGGCGCTCGCCGTCGTCATCGAGCAGCGGCACGAGCATGTCGGGCGAAATCGCGGAGAACGGGCCGGTCTTGTGGTCGCCGCGGGCGATGTGCACCGGGATGTATTCGAAGTCGAGGCCCTTGAGATGGAGGGCGATGCGCACCCGGAACGAGGCCGAGGAGCGGAAGTAGTTGTGCAGCTTCATCATGCGGCAAGCATATCGCTGCGCCATGACAGCGGCCAGCAAGGCAGGCAGGGCAAGGCCGGAGGGCGGCCCGCGCTGCCGTCTGGCACACTGCCGTTTTCGCAAGAAAGCGCTGAAAAGGACTGTATTTCCATGGCCTCCGAGTACGTATTCACCCCGCATCCCGTGGTCTCGATCCCCGTCGTCGGGCAAGCCGCCCGGTTTCCGGTGCATCGCATCTATTGCGTCGGCCGCAACTACGAGGAGCACGCCAAGGAAATGGGCTTCACCGGCCGCGAACCGCCCTTCTTCTTCATGAAGCCCGCCGACGCGGTGGTGGTGGTCGATGCCGGCGCCACCGGCACCATGGCCTACCCGACCCTCACCAAGAACCTGCACCATGAGATCGAGCTCGTCGCGGCCATCGGCACCGGCGGCAAGAACATCAAGGCGGCGGACGCGCACAAGCACATCTTCGGCTACGCGGTCGGCCTCGACATGACGCGCCGCGACCTGCAGAACGACATGAAGAAGCAGGGCCGTCCCTGGGACATCGGCAAGAGCTTCGAACAGAGCGCGCCCATCGGCCCGATCGTGCCGGTCGCCAAGGCGGGCGACGTCGAGAAGGCCGAGATCTCCCTCCAGGTCGCCGGCGCCGACCGCCAGCGCAGCAACGTGAGCAAGCTGATCTGGAACATCGCCGAAACCATCGAGCACCTGTCGGCCGCGTGGGAACTGCAGCCGGGCGACCTGATCTTCACGGGCACCCCCGAAGGCGTGGCCGCGGTGGTCGCCGGCGACACGCTGGTCGGCGAGATCACCGGCCTGCCGGCACTGACGGTCAAGGTGGTCTGAACAAGTTCATGAGCCCCCAAGCTTCTCACTTCGTGTGTTCGCTGCCCCCCGAGGGGGCGCAGTCCGCCCTTGGGGCGGCCCGGCGAGCGGACTGATCCATGTTCCTGCGCGTTCCCATCAAGCACTGCAAGAACTGTGGCACCGCGGTGGTCTACCGTGTCCCCGATGACGGAGACACGAAGGAGCGCGCGATCTGCCCGGCGTGCAACACGATCCACTACGAGAACCCGCTGAACGTGGTGGGCACGATCCCCGTGCTGGGCGATCGCGTGCTGCTGTGCAAGCGCAACATCGAACCACGCTGGGGCAAGTGGACGCTGCCCGCCGGCTTCATGGAGCTCAACGAGACAACCGAACAGGGCGCGGCGCGCGAGACCGACGAGGAAGCCGGCGCCGAATACGAGATGGAAGGCCTCTTCGCGGTGATGAGCGTGGTGCGGGTCGGCCAAGTCCATCTGTTCTACCGCGCGCGCCTCTTGAGCGACCGCTTCGACCCGGGCCACGAGACGCTCGAGGCCCGGCTCTTCACCGAAGAGGAAATCCCCTGGGACGAGATCGCGTTCCGCACCGTCAAGGCGGCGCTGGAGCGCTACTTCGAGGACCGGCGGCGCGGCAGCTTCGATCGCGTCCACACGCTGGACATCGTATGAACCGTTTCGCGCACCGCGCTGCCGTCTTCGGCCTGTCGGCGATCTCGATATGGGCCCGCGCCGAGCAGGTCGGCGACGTCGACACCGCCTTCAAGCTCATCGGACCCGACCACAAGATCGTGGTCGATGCCTACGACGACCCGAAGGTGAGCGGCGTGACCTGCTACGTTTCGCGCGCGAAGACAGGCGGCGTCTCGGGCGCGCTCGGGCTGGCCGAGGACAAGGCCGAGGCGTCGATCGCCTGCCGGCAGGTGGGCCCGGTCAGCATCGCGCAACCGCTGCCCAAGCGCGAAGAGGTCTTCAGCGAACGCCAGTCGATCCTCTTCAAGCGGCTTCGCGTGGTGCGAATGGTCGACGCGAAGCGCAACACGCTGGTCTACCTGACCTATTCCGATTTCCTCGTCGACGGTTCCCCGAAAAACAGCGTCACCGCGGTGCCCATCGATCGCGGGGCGCCGATCCCCGTCAAGTAGAAACAGAGAAAACGCGCGCCAGCCGATGCTGCCAGGACTCGTGGCACCGGTGCTGCCGGCGCCGTGCTAAAAATGGCCTTCTGTCGTGAGGCCGGGAACCCCCTGGCGTCCATCGCGTTCGAAAGAGCCGCCATGAAAGTACACAACCACTTTTTTCGCACCGCTGCCGTCATGGCGACGGCCGTCATGCTGGTCGCCTGCAAGTCGACGCCCCTGAACCAGAACCAGGGGCCCGCACCCGGCTTCTACCCCCTGCCACCCGCCGCGGCTCGTCCCGCGCCACCCGCGAAGACAGCGACCTTCCTGCGCCCCGCGCCCGGCCGGACGATCTCGAAGTTCGACGGCACGGGCAACAAGGGCATCGACATCGCGGGCAACATGGGCGACCCCATCGTCGCATCGGCCGACGGCCGCGTGGTCTATGTGGGGGGCGAACTGCGCGGCTACGGCAACATGGTCATCGTCAAGCACAACGACACCTATCTCACCGCCTACGCGCACGCACAGACGATCCTCGTCAAGGAAAACGAGGTGGTGCGGCAAGGCCAGAAGATCGCCGAGATCGGCAACAGCGGCGCCGACCGCGTGAAGCTCCATTTCGAGATCCGCAAGCAGGGCGTGGCGGTGGACCCCGAGCCGTACCTCAGCGGCGACCTGCACTAGCCTGTTCACACTATTTCCGGGGTCGCCCCGGAAATAGCGTGAACAGGCCCTAACTAAGGCGTGGCACCCTGCAGAAGCAGCAGCGTGCCGCGGTCCGAGCTACCGCCGAAGTACTTCTGCAAGCATGAGCTGAACACGGGGGTCGAGGAATCGGCCGTGATCGAGAACAGCGTCATCGACGACCAGAACTTCTGGTCGTCCGGCGCTCCGAAAACGTCCCCGACGGTGCGGTCCTTGAGGGCCAGCACGATCTCGCTGCACGCCCTGAGACGCGCGCCCAGCACGGGATGCTCGAGATACGCACGCGATTCCTCGAGCGACGAGATGGCGTAGTGCTGAGCCATTGCGCTGCGGCCCAGGCCCGCCAGTTGCGGAAAGACGAACCACATCCAATGGCTGCGCTTCTTGCCGGCGCGCAACTCATCCATCGCCGTGTCGATCACGTCGGCCTGGGCATCGACGAAGCGTTGCAAGTCGAAGGGGTCGTTCATGGACGAGCACC
This region includes:
- the pgeF gene encoding peptidoglycan editing factor PgeF; translated protein: MTPLDWITPDWPAPSGVHAVCTTRAGGVSRGSYQGLNLGDHVGDDPIAVRSNRQALADAIGARPVFLQQVHAAEVAVLGRDATDGMAADGCTTVESGVACTIMVADCLPVLFTDEAGRRVAAAHAGWRGLAAGVLEGTLDAFREDGDATRVIAWLGPCIGPDAFEVGDEVRVAFEAISPEARQCFEPAGAQGKWMADLAGLARLRLCAAGVTRLYGNDSTDSWCTVHNPLRFFSHRRDRISGRFAACVWRD
- the maiA gene encoding maleylacetoacetate isomerase, with the protein product MKLHNYFRSSASFRVRIALHLKGLDFEYIPVHIARGDHKTGPFSAISPDMLVPLLDDDGERLTQSMAIIEYLDEVYPEPALLPHDPVGRAKVRALSQSIACEIHPLNNLRVLKYLVRELKLDDDAKNAWYRHWVREGLLAFERQLALLPAGTYCYGSTPTMADCCLVPQIFNGQRFDCDFSGLPRTMAAFEACMQLEAFQRAQPSQCPDAEA
- a CDS encoding fumarylacetoacetate hydrolase family protein, producing the protein MASEYVFTPHPVVSIPVVGQAARFPVHRIYCVGRNYEEHAKEMGFTGREPPFFFMKPADAVVVVDAGATGTMAYPTLTKNLHHEIELVAAIGTGGKNIKAADAHKHIFGYAVGLDMTRRDLQNDMKKQGRPWDIGKSFEQSAPIGPIVPVAKAGDVEKAEISLQVAGADRQRSNVSKLIWNIAETIEHLSAAWELQPGDLIFTGTPEGVAAVVAGDTLVGEITGLPALTVKVV
- a CDS encoding NUDIX hydrolase produces the protein MFLRVPIKHCKNCGTAVVYRVPDDGDTKERAICPACNTIHYENPLNVVGTIPVLGDRVLLCKRNIEPRWGKWTLPAGFMELNETTEQGAARETDEEAGAEYEMEGLFAVMSVVRVGQVHLFYRARLLSDRFDPGHETLEARLFTEEEIPWDEIAFRTVKAALERYFEDRRRGSFDRVHTLDIV
- a CDS encoding CreA family protein; translation: MNRFAHRAAVFGLSAISIWARAEQVGDVDTAFKLIGPDHKIVVDAYDDPKVSGVTCYVSRAKTGGVSGALGLAEDKAEASIACRQVGPVSIAQPLPKREEVFSERQSILFKRLRVVRMVDAKRNTLVYLTYSDFLVDGSPKNSVTAVPIDRGAPIPVK
- a CDS encoding murein hydrolase activator EnvC family protein translates to MKVHNHFFRTAAVMATAVMLVACKSTPLNQNQGPAPGFYPLPPAAARPAPPAKTATFLRPAPGRTISKFDGTGNKGIDIAGNMGDPIVASADGRVVYVGGELRGYGNMVIVKHNDTYLTAYAHAQTILVKENEVVRQGQKIAEIGNSGADRVKLHFEIRKQGVAVDPEPYLSGDLH
- a CDS encoding DUF1810 domain-containing protein; translation: MNDPFDLQRFVDAQADVIDTAMDELRAGKKRSHWMWFVFPQLAGLGRSAMAQHYAISSLEESRAYLEHPVLGARLRACSEIVLALKDRTVGDVFGAPDDQKFWSSMTLFSITADSSTPVFSSCLQKYFGGSSDRGTLLLLQGATP